In Arachis duranensis cultivar V14167 unplaced genomic scaffold, aradu.V14167.gnm2.J7QH unplaced_Scaffold_44480, whole genome shotgun sequence, a single genomic region encodes these proteins:
- the LOC107472305 gene encoding protein FAR-RED IMPAIRED RESPONSE 1-like, producing MAEMRIKRITSDRKWCVACFVDDHNHGLDRNMSDVDIAHMNNLREVGISIPKVYQSFAMQVGGFNLVRFTKQDMHNEVRKQRALQEGDVNATLRIFECVARDDKRLFWRYEVGDGDRMCDMIWSDGRSQEDYQVFGDVLAFNTTYGRNKYNLQVIVLFEVNHHNQTCVFATVMISCEVQESYK from the coding sequence ATGGCAGAGATGAGGATAAAGAGAATAACATCTGATAGGAAATGGTGtgttgcatgttttgttgatgATCATAACCACGGTCTTGATAGGAATATGTCGGATGTTGATATAGCTCACATGAATAACTTGAGGGAGGTGGGAATTAGCATTCCAAAGGTATATCAGTCATTTGCGATGCAGGTTGGAGGGTTCAACTTAGTCAGGTTTACGAAGCAAGACATGCACAATGAGGTCCGCAAGCAACGTGCACTGCAGGAAGGGGATGTTAATGCTACGCTGCGGATTTTCGAGTGTGTTGCAAGGGATGACAAGAGACTCTTTTGGAGATACGAAGTTGGTGATGGTGATCGGATGTGTGATATGATATGGAGTGACGGGCGCAGTCAAGAAGATTACCAGGTTTTTGGAGATGTCCTTGCTTTTAATACGACCTATGGCAGGAATAAGTATAACCTTCAGGTGATTGTGCTGTTTGAGGTTAATCACCATAACCAAACATGTGTTTTTGCAACTGTCATGATCTCTTGTGAGGTGCAAGAATCGTACAAGTAA